A single region of the Ictalurus punctatus breed USDA103 chromosome 17, Coco_2.0, whole genome shotgun sequence genome encodes:
- the aldh3a1 gene encoding aldehyde dehydrogenase family 3 member A2 isoform X1: MEKQVVDIARRAFNTGRSRVLQYRVEQLRALLRLIRQKQEDISVALTHDLHRNEFNTPLLELIGLENEIKLAERELSDWTRPQPVQKNLLTLTDDVFIKAEPLGVVLIIGAWNYPWGLTLGPLIGAIAAGNAAVVKPSELSKNSASLLKELLPQYLDQEMYHVVTGGVPETQELLKQRFDHVFYTGNSTVGKLVMEAAAHHLTPVTLELGGKSPCYIDQNCDLAVACRRITWGKFANCGQTCIAPDYILCNSSIQNRLIEGIRQTLQEFYGENPKSSPDYGRIINQNHFERVLALMEGCSVAVGGESDKSQCYIAPTVLKDVLPHARIMQEEIFGPVLPIITVGDLNEAICFINDREKPLALYIFSSDKKVIKRMLSETSSGGVVVNDVMIHYTISSLPFGGVGNSGMGRYHGKHTFDQLSHKRACLIKSLGMESLNKARYPPQTSSRLRRARFFMRSRLCSCTHLTCVWAIISTMLALGLLIALLVVLLKGIVI, from the exons ATGGAGAAACAGGTGGTGGATATAGCCAGGAGAGCCTTTAACACGGGTAGGTCCAGAGTCCTGCAGTACAGAGTGGAGCAGCTCCGAGCTTTACTGCGGCTCATTAGACAGAAACAGGAGGACATCAGTGTTGCTCTCACACATGACCTGCACAGG AATGAGTTCAACACACCGCTTTTGGAGCTCATTGGGCTTGAGAATGAAATCAAGCTGGCTGAACGTGAACTGAGTGACTGGACAAGACCTCAGCCTGTTCAAAAAAACCTCCTCACCCTGACAGatgatgtttttattaaagctgAACCTTTGGGTGTGGTGCTGATCATTGGAGCCTGGAACTATCCATGGGGTCTTACCCTGGGGCCGCTCATTGGTGCAATCGCAGCAG GCAATGCTGCTGTGGTGAAACCTTCAGAACTGAGTAAGAATTCAGCCAGCCTACTGAAAGAACTGCTTCCTCAGTATTTGGATCAG GAGATGTACCACGTGGTGACTGGAGGAGTGCCTGAAACCCAGGAGTTGCTGAAGCAGCGTTTCGATCACGTCTTCTACACAGGAAACAGCACAGTGGGGAAACTGGTGATGGAAGCAGCCGCACACCACCTCACACCAGTCACCCTGGAGCTGGGGGGGAAAAGTCCCTGCTATATTGATCAGAACTGTGACCTTGCAGTTGCTTGCCG TCGAATCACCTGGGGGAAGTTTGCTAACTGTGGCCAGACGTGCATCGCACCAGACTACATTCTCTGTAACTCCAGCATCCAGAACAGACTGATCGAAGGGATTCGCCAGACATTACAG GAGTTCTACGGTGAGAACCCAAAAAGCTCTCCAGATTACGGCCGCATCATCAACCAGAATCACTTTGAGCGCGTGCTGGCCCTGATGGAGGGGtgcagtgtggctgtggggGGAGAGAGCGATAAATCACAGTGTTATATTG CTCCTACCGTTCTGAAGGATGTTTTGCCTCACGCCAGGATAATGCAGGAAGAGATCTTTGGACCCGTGCTGCCAATCATCACTGTCGGTGATCTCAATGAGGCCATTTGCTTCATTAATGATAGAGAAAAACCTTTGGCTCTTTATATCTTTTCTTCAGATAAGAAG GTGATCAAGCGAATGCTGAGTGAGACATCTAGTGGAGGAGTGGTCGTTAATGATGTAATGATCCACTACACAATCAGCTCCTTACCCTTCGGGGGAGTAG GAAACAGTGGGATGGGCAGATACCATGGCAAGCACACATTTGACCAGCTTAGTCATAAACGTGCTTGCCTCATCAAGTCCTTGGGAATGGAAAGTCTGAACAAAGCACGCTACCCTCCACAAACATCGTCCCGTCTGCGCAGAGCCCGCTTCTTCATGCGGAGCCGCTTATGCAGCTGTACTCATCTCACCTGCGTCTGGGCCATCATCTCCACCATGCTGGCCTTGGGTCTGCTCATCGCCTTACTGGTCGTCCTGCTCAAG GGTATTGTGATTTGA
- the aldh3a1 gene encoding aldehyde dehydrogenase family 3 member A2 isoform X2, producing MYHVVTGGVPETQELLKQRFDHVFYTGNSTVGKLVMEAAAHHLTPVTLELGGKSPCYIDQNCDLAVACRRITWGKFANCGQTCIAPDYILCNSSIQNRLIEGIRQTLQEFYGENPKSSPDYGRIINQNHFERVLALMEGCSVAVGGESDKSQCYIAPTVLKDVLPHARIMQEEIFGPVLPIITVGDLNEAICFINDREKPLALYIFSSDKKVIKRMLSETSSGGVVVNDVMIHYTISSLPFGGVGNSGMGRYHGKHTFDQLSHKRACLIKSLGMESLNKARYPPQTSSRLRRARFFMRSRLCSCTHLTCVWAIISTMLALGLLIALLVVLLKGIVI from the exons ATGTACCACGTGGTGACTGGAGGAGTGCCTGAAACCCAGGAGTTGCTGAAGCAGCGTTTCGATCACGTCTTCTACACAGGAAACAGCACAGTGGGGAAACTGGTGATGGAAGCAGCCGCACACCACCTCACACCAGTCACCCTGGAGCTGGGGGGGAAAAGTCCCTGCTATATTGATCAGAACTGTGACCTTGCAGTTGCTTGCCG TCGAATCACCTGGGGGAAGTTTGCTAACTGTGGCCAGACGTGCATCGCACCAGACTACATTCTCTGTAACTCCAGCATCCAGAACAGACTGATCGAAGGGATTCGCCAGACATTACAG GAGTTCTACGGTGAGAACCCAAAAAGCTCTCCAGATTACGGCCGCATCATCAACCAGAATCACTTTGAGCGCGTGCTGGCCCTGATGGAGGGGtgcagtgtggctgtggggGGAGAGAGCGATAAATCACAGTGTTATATTG CTCCTACCGTTCTGAAGGATGTTTTGCCTCACGCCAGGATAATGCAGGAAGAGATCTTTGGACCCGTGCTGCCAATCATCACTGTCGGTGATCTCAATGAGGCCATTTGCTTCATTAATGATAGAGAAAAACCTTTGGCTCTTTATATCTTTTCTTCAGATAAGAAG GTGATCAAGCGAATGCTGAGTGAGACATCTAGTGGAGGAGTGGTCGTTAATGATGTAATGATCCACTACACAATCAGCTCCTTACCCTTCGGGGGAGTAG GAAACAGTGGGATGGGCAGATACCATGGCAAGCACACATTTGACCAGCTTAGTCATAAACGTGCTTGCCTCATCAAGTCCTTGGGAATGGAAAGTCTGAACAAAGCACGCTACCCTCCACAAACATCGTCCCGTCTGCGCAGAGCCCGCTTCTTCATGCGGAGCCGCTTATGCAGCTGTACTCATCTCACCTGCGTCTGGGCCATCATCTCCACCATGCTGGCCTTGGGTCTGCTCATCGCCTTACTGGTCGTCCTGCTCAAG GGTATTGTGATTTGA